A part of Podarcis muralis chromosome 15, rPodMur119.hap1.1, whole genome shotgun sequence genomic DNA contains:
- the LOC114585817 gene encoding scavenger receptor class F member 1-like: protein MESPPERRAPGPVAAAEPVYRLAGALGSELQRLSGLFGPGAVAGLVPQVVRLLELLEALACRGPERDEGPGRARQLQEAGEPSPGPARDLAQALELRLAEAQERACLLQSRLAQAEAENQRLLAQLAGTQSQEESTQRREKEVMLRLKEVVDKQRDEIRAQAHEILCKARDTEALQEQLNRFMTVNEEIRRKLAIVQAQLQSALQRKEELESALLEARQEVERLSKAAGAAQEALRTSATDQEVVPGEALPGSGQGRRSYSKEELQQILQERNELKTSLFLVQEELAYYQRELLNDERIPSLLLDAVKSTIKKQRRKIRAKMLGTAEEPLSSDEEEEGVWLASPTGSDCVDGRLPESKIRSFFGLWYRGRSKSSSPEDCPGAWEIVDSQDVGPEEEEEQGGREASCSFSPPSGPSPFPWDSLRRVMERWALPLFLCLQALGLGDGRSSPDLDPSGRNVCRSSSPPPVFTCCPGWKQEGQECPAALCTGADACREGEVCVRPGVCRCRPGFFGANCIARCPDQYWGPDCKESCACHPNGKCDPANGECRCHPGWWGPLCQSMCPCGPRGRCDPLTGVCHCEPGWWAPDCRRQCPCNLSGSRCDPVTGRCLCHRGWWGRRCSSRCSCNGSPCAQETGRCECRAGQWGAACQASCQCLHGTCAPQDGRCTCHAGYQGDSCKDPCPAGKYGLQCMQSCGHCQDLKACFPVDGSCPACDPGWNGTHCKQPCPPGHHGENCALLCPPGCRQGESCHPETGECRSCRAGLTGARCELSCPEGLFGVGCQFACPDCFNGSCDPASGACVCQAGFWGTSCNWTCPEGSHGPNCSEPCQCGGRLCHPVTGDCQWRQNQAALLAGILTPLVLLVLLCMCCCCCCCRSESTPMDARSAAAEGDPISRVKHHVLGTLANLSPALPCFSLGGYKLPRVTVSHHDAEIPFNPSFIEPPSAAWPSDSSFSSSFDTDDDHEDPASPAQEAAGAEHQPGFPPEEPALNSEPFTIPRTSSIAKAKRPSVSFAEGTRFISQSPRGSTEALNPTWKAKAPWGSARATSLQQPTADPAGQEGLPAMGDSPGGCYENVEAGGREEGSHRPCSSSTQRSSSGGHRKRGNSSRHVAQRVEALEAASKAQTKGPSVTTIYVTVGKAGGEGPVQAVLQRLGSLQRARQLPREEVQQRPRRRSLEGLLQKPPRRRGLLDSEGDAGRLLPQGGTGQEAATMLCAEASTPEEEAEAQGFPRGPGAPAGGESGGGSSSESPSSHSQAEVAAGGGRGGPLLEKEEQEPKYENVSGWSSSP from the exons aTGGAGTCTCCGCCGGAGCGGAGGGCGCCTGGGCCGGTGGCCGCCGCCGAGCCCGTGTACCGGCTGGCGGGGGCGCTGGGCTCGGAACTGCAGCGGCTCTCGGGCCTCTTCGGGCCGGGCGCCGTGGCCGGGCTGGTGCCGCAGGTGGTGCGTCTGCTGGAGCTCCTCGAGGCGCTGGCTTGCCGCGGGCCGGAGCGGGACGAGGGGCCGGGCCGGGCccggcagctgcaggaggccggCGAGCCCTCGCCGGGCCCGGCGCGGGACTTGGCGCAG gcTCTGGAGCTGCGGCTGGCTGAGGCCCAGGAGAGAGCGTGCCTCCTGCAGAGCCGTCTGGCCCAAGCTGAAGCAGAGAACCAGCGCCTCTTGGCCCAGCTGGCCGGCACCCAGTCCCAGGAAG AGAGCACCCAGCGCAGAGAGAAGGAGGTGATGCTGCGCCTCAAGGAggtggtggacaagcagcgggaTGAGATCCGTGCCCAGGCCCACGAGATCCTCTGCAAGGCCCGGGACACCGAGGCG CTGCAGGAGCAGCTGAACCGCTTCATGACGGTCAACGAGGAGATTCGCCGCAAGCTGGCCATCGTCCAGGCCCAGCTGCAGAGCGCCCTGCAGaggaaggaggagctggagaGCGCCCTGCTGGAGGCCCGCCAAGAGGTGGAGAGGCTGAGCAAGGCTGCGGGGGCAGCACAAGAGGCCTTGAGGACTAGCGCCACG GACCAGGAGGTGGTGCCTGGTGAGGCGCTTCCTGGCAGCGGCCAGGGCAGGAGGTCCTACTCGAAGGAAGAGCTGCAGCAGATCCTGCAGGAGCGCAACGAGCTCAAGACCAGCCTGTTCCTGGTGCAAGAGGAGTTGGCCTATTACCAGCG GGAGTTGCTGAATGATGAGCGGATTCCCAGCCTCCTCCTGGACGCCGTGAAATCCACCATCAAGAAGCAGCGCAGGAAGATCCGGGCCAAGATGCTGGGCACAGCAGAGGAGCCCCTGAGCAG CGACGAAGAGGAGGAGGGCGTGTGGCTGGCGTCCCCCACGGGCTCGGACTGCGTGGACGGCCGCCTCCCTGAGTCCAAGATCCGGAGCTT TTTTGGCCTCTGGTACCGCGGGAGGAGCAAAAGCAGCTCGCCAGAAGACTGCCCTGGAGCCTGGGAGATAGTTGACTCTCAAGATGTgggtcctgaggaggaggaggagcagggagggagggaggcctccTGCAGCTTCAGCCCCCCAAGTGGACCCTCGCCCTTCCCT TGGGACTCCCTAAGGAGGGTGATGGAGCGCTGGGCCCTGccgctcttcctctgcctccaggCGCTGGGCTTGGGGGACGGGAGAAGCAGCCCTGACCTGGACCCCAGTGGGAGAAACGTCTGCAGGTCCAGCAG ccccccgCCAGTCTTCACCTGCTGCCCAGGATGGAAACAGGAGGGCCAGGAGTGCCCAGCTG CACTCTGCACGGGAGCAGACGCCTGCCGGGAGGGGGAAGTCTGTGTCCGCCCGGGGGTTTGCCGCTGCCGGCCTGGATTCTTTGGGGCCAACTGCATTGCAC GCTGCCCAGACCAGTACTGGGGTCCGGACTGCAAAGAGAGCTGCGCTTGCCACCCCAACGGGAAGTGCGACCCGGCCAACGGAGAGTGCCGCTGCCACCCTGGCTGGTGGGGCCCCCTCTGCCAGTCCATGTGCCCGTGTGGCCCCAGAGGCCGCTGCGACCCCCTCACCGGGGTCTGCCATTGCGAGCCAGGCTGGTGGGCGCCCGACTGCAGGCGCCAGTGCCCTTGCAACCTCTCCGGCTCCCGCTGCGACCCCGTGACGGGCCGCTGCCTCTGCCACCGGGGCTGGTGGGGCAGGAGGTGCTCCTCGCGCTGCAGCTGCAACGGCTCCCCCTGTGCCCAGGAGACCGGCCGGTGCGAATGCCGCGCAGGACAGTGGGGGGCGGCCTGCCAGGCCAGCTGCCAGTGCCTGCACGGGACCTGCGCCCCACAGGACGGGCGGTGCACCTGCCACGCCGGCTACCAGGGCGACAGCTGCAAGGACCCCTGCCCTGCTGGGAAATACGGGCTTCAGTGCATGCAAAG CTGCGGCCACTGCCAGGACCTCAAGGCCTGCTTTCCCGTGGACGGATCGTGCCCAGCCTGTGACCCGGGCTGGAACGGGACCCACTGCAAGCAGCCATGCCCACCGGGGCACCATGGGGAGAACTGTGCCCTGCTATGCCCTCCCGGCTGCCGGCAAGGAGAGAGCTGCCACCCAGAGACGGGCGAATGCCGGAGCTGCAGAGCAGGCCTCACAGGTGCCAG GTGTGAGCTCTCCTGCCCAGAGGGCTTATTTGGAGTTGGATGCCAGTTTGCCTGCCCAGACTGCTTCAACGGGAGCTGCGACCCGGCCTCTGGGGCCTGCGTGTGCCAGGCTGGGTTCTGGGGCACCag CTGCAACTGGACCTGCCCTGAAGGGTCTCACGGCCCCAACTGCTCGGAGCCCTGCCAGTGTGGGGGGCGCCTGTGCCACCCTGTCACCGGGGACTGCCAGTGGA GACAGAACCAGGCAGCCCTCTTAGCAGGAATCCTGACCCCTTTGGTTCTCCTCGTCCTCCTCTgtatgtgttgctgctgctgctgctgccgctctgagTCCACCCCGATGGACGCCAG GTCGGCAGCTGCGGAGGGAGATCCCATCTCCCGCGTGAAGCACCACGTTCTGGGGACGTTGGCCAACCTCAGCCCCGCCTTGCCCTGCTTCTCCTTGGGGGGCTACAAGCTCCCACGCGTGACAG TCTCCCACCATGACGCCGAGATCCCCTTCAACCCCAGCTTCATTGAGCCCCCATCAGCTGCCTGGCCTTCGgacagctccttctcctcctccttcgacACAGACGACGACCACGAGGACCCAGCCTCCCCTGCCCAGGAAG CGGCCGGTGCTGAGCACCAGCCAGGATTCCCCCCGGAGGAGCCAGCCTTGAACTCAGAGCCCTTCACCATCCCCCGCACCTCCAGCATTGCCAAGGCCAAGCGCCCCTCCGTCTCCTTCGCAGAAGGCACCCGCTTCATCTCTCAGAGCCCCAGAGGCTCCACGGAGGCCCTGAACCCCACCTGGAAGGCCAAGGCCCCCTGGGGCTCAGCCCGAGCCACCTCCTTGCAGCAGCCCACAGCGGACCCTGCTGGGCAGGAGGGCCTCCCTGCCATGGGCGATTCTCCGGGGGGATGCTACGAGAACGTGGAGGCCggtggcagggaggaagggagccACAGACCCTGCTCCTCCTCCACGCAGAGGAGCAGCTCCGGGGGCCACAGGAAGCGGGGGAACAGCTCCCGGCACGTGGCCCAAAGAGTGGAAGCCCTGGAGGCTGCCTCCAAAGCACAGACCAAGGGCCCCAGCGTCACCACCATCTACGTGACCGTGGGCAAGGCGGGGGGCGAGGGGCCGGTGCAAGCTGTCCTGCAGCGCCTGGGGAGCCTGCAGAGGGCCAGGCAGCTGCCCAGGGAGGAGGTGCAGCAGCGGCCAAGGAGAAGGAGCCTGGAGGGCCTCCTCCAGAAGCCGCCACGGAGGAGAGGGCTGCTGGACTCCGAGGGGGACGCCGGGAGGCTGCTGCCCCAAGGTGGGACCGGCCAGGAGGCTGCCACCATGCTCTGTGCTGAAGCCAGCACCCCGGAGGAGGAGGCTGAGGcccagggctttcccaggggGCCAGGAGCTCCCGCGGGGGGagagagcggcggcggcagcagcagtgagtCACCCAGCAGCCACAGCCAGGCTGAGGTGGCggctggaggagggagaggaggccccttgctggagaaggaggagcaggagcCAAAGTATGAGAATGTCTCCGGGTGGTCTAGCTCTCCGTAG